The Cervus canadensis isolate Bull #8, Minnesota chromosome X, ASM1932006v1, whole genome shotgun sequence genome contains a region encoding:
- the ARMCX1 gene encoding armadillo repeat-containing X-linked protein 1, translating into MGRTREAGCVAAGVVIGAGACYCVYRLTWGRDNEIIWNEDDDEEEESRDISETGKGAKANAGAGAGARLQGDSKAKAEVAVELKSGPDVKAEAHSKAESGGGLEAKAKALFSTLKEQASAKASKAAKLGTIFGTRALAPGLPCPGVRGGGCHPVRNGARAGSKASGKSKGRTRNKSTRTPALLWPVRKGKFNFPYKIDDILGATDLQKVLNILERSNDPFIQEVALVTLGNNAAYSFNQNAIRELGGLPIIAKLIKTKDPIIREKAYNVLNNLSVNSENQGKIKTYISQVCDDTMICRLDSAVQMAGLRLLTNMTVTNHYQHLLSYSFPDFFALLFLGNYFTKIQIMKLIINFTENPAMTRELVSCKVPSELISLFNKEWDREILLNILTLFENINDNIKNEGLASSRKEFSRSSLFFLFKESGVCVKKIKALANHSDLVVKVKVLKVLTKL; encoded by the coding sequence ATGGGCCGAACTCGGGAAGCTGGCTGCGTGGCTGCTGGTGTGGTGATCGGGGCTGGAGCCTGCTACTGTGTATACAGGCTGACCTGGGGAAGAGATAACGAGATCATCTGGAACGAGGATGACGATGAGGAGGAGGAATCTCGCGATATTTCAGAGACTGGGAAAGGAGCTAAGGCTAAtgctggggcaggggctggagcCAGACTTCAGGGTGACTCAAAGGCCAAGGCTGAGGTAGCTGTGGAACTCAAGAGTGGACCTGATGTAAAGGCAGAGGCCCACTCAAAGGCCGAGAGTGGAGGTGGCCTAGAGGCCAAGGCCAAGGCCCTTTTCAGCACTCTGAAGGAACAGGCAAGTGCAAAGGCAAGCAAAGCTGCCAAGTTGGGTACCATCTTTGGGACCAGGGCCCTCGCACCTGGTTTACCCTGCCCAGGAGTCAGGGGTGGAGGCTGCCACCCTGTGAGGAATGGAGCTAGGGCTGGGAGCAAGGCTAGTGGCAAGTCCAAGGGAAGGACCAGAAATAAGAGCACCAGGACTCCAGCTTTGTTATGGCCTGTTCGAAAGGGCAAGTTCAACTTTCCCTATAAAATTGATGATATTCTGGGTGCTACTGACCTTCAGAAGGTCCTTAACATCTTAGAAAGATCTAATGATCCTTTTATTCAAGAAGTAGCCTTGGTCACTCTGGGTAACAATGCAGCATATTCATTTAACCAAAATGCCATTCGCGAATTGGGTGGTCTCCCAATTATTGCAAAACTGATAAAAACGAAAGATCCCATTATTAGGGAAAAGGCATACAATGTCCTTAATAACTTGAGTGTGAATTCGGAAAATCAGGGCAAGATTAAGACATATATCAGTCAAGTGTGTGATGACACCATGATCTGTCGTTTGGACTCAGCTGTGCAGATGGCTGGTCTAAGACTGTTAACCAACATGACTGTGACTAATCATTACCAGCATTtgctttcctattcttttccagaCTTTTTTGCTTTGTTATTCCTGGGAAATTACTTCACCAAGATTCAGATTATGAAATTAATCATAAACTTTACTGAAAATCCAGCCATGACAAGAGAACTGGTGAGTTGTAAAGTGCCATCAGAATTGATTTCCCTCTTTAATAAAGAATGGGACAGAGAGATTCTTCTTAATATCCTTACCCTATTTGAGAATATAAATGACAACATAAAAAATGAAGGGCTTGCCTCATCCAGGAAAGAATTCAGCAGAAgttcactttttttcttattcaaagaATCTGGAGTGTGTGTCAAGAAAATCAAAGCATTAGCAAATCACAGTGATCTGGTCGTGAAAGTAAAAGTCCTAAAGGTATTGACCAAACTCTAA
- the LOC122435052 gene encoding casein kinase I-like — protein sequence MASSSGSRAEFIAGGKFKLVRKIGSGSFGKVYLAINITNGEEVAVKLEPQKARQPQLLYESRLYKLLQGGAGIPRIRWYGQEKDYNVLVMDLLGPSLEDLFNFCSRRFTMKTVLMLADQMISRIEYLHTKNFIHRDIKPDNFLMGAGPRCNVCLECQAKKRKRGMTDSTSQDPASLSSNQLFLVDFGLAKRYRDSRTKQHIPYREDKSLTGTARYASLNTHLGIEQSRRDDMESLGYVLMYFNKSSLPWQGIKAVTMKQKYEKICEKKMATSVEALCNGFPAEFATYLNYCRALRFEETPDYTYLRQLFRNLFRTLNYQYDYAFDWIILKQRAAQQAASSSGQGQQAQTPTPTGKQT from the coding sequence ATGGCGAGCAGCAGTGGCTCCAGGGCCGAATTCATTGCTGGAGGGAAATTTAAGCTGGTAAGAAAGATTGGGTCTGGTTCCTTCGGGAAAGTCTATTTGGCGATCAATATCACCAACGGTGAGGAAGTGGCAGTAAAGCTGGAACCTCAGAAAGCGAGGCAGCCCCAGTTGCTGTATGAGAGCAGACTCTATAAGCTTCTTCAGGGTGGGGCTGGCATTCCCCGCATACGGTGGTATGGTCAGGAAAAGGACTATAATGTGCTAGTCATGGATCTTCTTGGCCCCAGCCTCGAAGACCTCTTCAATTTCTGTTCAAGACGATTCACAATGAAAACTGTACTTATGTTAGCTGACCAGATGATCAGTAGAATCGAATATTTGCATACAAAGAATTTTATACACAGAGATATTAAACCAGATAACTTCCTAATGGGTGCTGGGCCTCGCTGTAATGTGTGTTTAGAATGTCaagcaaagaagaggaaaaggggcATGACTGATAGTACTTCTCAGGACCCAGCTTCCTTAAGCTCAAACCAGTTATTCCTTGTTGATTTTGGTTTGGCCAAAAGGTACCGAGACAGCAGGACAAAGCAACACATACCATACAGGGAAGATAAAAGTCTCACTGGTACTGCTCGGTATGCTAGCCTCAATACACATCTTGGTATTGAACAGAGTCGCCGAGATGACATGGAATCATTAGGATAtgttttgatgtattttaataaaagcagCCTGCCATGGCAAGGAATAAAGGCTGTAACAATGAAGCAAAAATACGAAAAGATTTGTGAAAAGAAGATGGCCACATCTGTTGAAGCTTTATGTAACGGATTTCCCGCAGAATTTGCTACATACTTAAACTATTGTCGTGCACTGCGCTTTGAGGAAACCCCGGATTACACGTACCTGAGGCAGCTTTTCCGCAATCTTTTCAGGACCCTGAATTACCAATATGACTACGCATTTGATTGGATAATATTAAAGCAGAGAGCGGCACAGCAGGCAGCCTCTTCAAGTGGGCAGGGTCAGCAGGcccaaacccccacccccacaggcaagcaaact